The genomic stretch TCGTGTTGACTTCCAGCAGCCAGATCTCCCCGGCCGGCGTGACCATCATGTCCGCACGGGACAAATCGCGACAGCCGAGCTTTTCGTGGGCCTTCACGGCAACGTCGCACAGGCGGACGAGCACGTCGGTCGTCACGAACTCCGGCACGTCGAATCGGTGCGGCGCGCCGTCGGGTCGGTACTTCGCACCGTAATCGAACCAGCCGGCGGACGTGTTGGAGGCATCGATCCAGATCGGCGGCAGGGCTTCGTTGCCGAGGATGCCGACGGTCATCTCGATGCCGTCAACCATGTCCTCGACCATGCACCGGCCGTAGCGGGCCAGCAGGTAGCTCACAGCCGCGTCGACGTCGGCAAGGTTGGTCTCCTGTTCGCGACGTCGGACGAAGACATCGAGGCTGCTTCCACCGGCCAGCGGCTTGACGACCACGTCGCGGTCGATCGAGAGTGGCTCCATCGTGTCGATCTCCACGGCGGCCGGTGTCAGCAGACCAGCCTCCTCGAAGACCTTCTTGGCAACCATCTTGTCCATCGCGCGTCGCGCGGGCTCCGGTCGTGATCCCACGTACGCCAGGCCGCGGGCTTCGAGCTCGTCCTGCAGCGGACCGCCCTCGCCCCACGGGCCGTGCATGGCAGGGAAGACGACATCGCACGGGACATCAAGTGCCGCGAGATCGCCAGGGCCGGCGTCCGCGAAGTGGACGTCGTGGCCGGAATTGGCAAGTGCAGCGGCGACGGCTCGACCGCTGGCGAGGCTCACGCCGCGTTCGCCATCGGGTCCACCGGCCAAGACGGTGATGCGCAAGGTTTCCATGGGAACGGTCCTTCGTTCACGAGGCTTGGAGGAGGGCACGATCACGCCTGCGGCGCATCGGCCACTGCTGCACTTCCGTGTGCAGCCGAACGCCATG from Planctomycetota bacterium encodes the following:
- a CDS encoding ATP-grasp domain-containing protein codes for the protein METLRITVLAGGPDGERGVSLASGRAVAAALANSGHDVHFADAGPGDLAALDVPCDVVFPAMHGPWGEGGPLQDELEARGLAYVGSRPEPARRAMDKMVAKKVFEEAGLLTPAAVEIDTMEPLSIDRDVVVKPLAGGSSLDVFVRRREQETNLADVDAAVSYLLARYGRCMVEDMVDGIEMTVGILGNEALPPIWIDASNTSAGWFDYGAKYRPDGAPHRFDVPEFVTTDVLVRLCDVAVKAHEKLGCRDLSRADMMVTPAGEIWLLEVNTMPGFTGRSLLPDAARHTGLGFEELCDGLVQRAAARGEQTPVLAA